Proteins co-encoded in one Acanthopagrus latus isolate v.2019 chromosome 10, fAcaLat1.1, whole genome shotgun sequence genomic window:
- the sec24d gene encoding protein transport protein Sec24D isoform X2: MSQQGYVAAPPYSQAQPGMGGYQGGFGAGPAQPLYGHYGGPPQAFNAPPAGMMKSSVSSAAGMPPPPVSSQYNPNVQQNGAHPQRYPAPPAANAAYGQPLQTPYNSMASQAPPPTQQLTNQMSAMNLGNYAPGPMQSPPPPISSVAQQPFQTSPPPAMGQPQMPPGPQSPHMSPPQSPQANMHMAGPLMAGPPMAGQSMPGPPMAGQSMPGPPMAGQSMPGPPMAGQSMAGPPMAGMGRPFSGPPPPGPGGFQQPGPTGAGGPPGYPQQAGQFGGQMAGPQLGMPGAFPGAAAGLAGPPQKKLDPDSIPSTTQVIEDDQAKRGGQVFSTNMRGQAPPLVTTDFTVEDQGNASPRFMRCTTYALPCTADLAKQCQVPLATIIKPFANLPNNETPLYVVNHGETGPIRCNRCKAYMCPYMQFIEGGRRFQCGFCSCVNEVPVFYFQHLDHMGRRVDFYERPELSRGSYEFVATMDYCKNNKPPNPPAYIFMIDVSYSNIKSGLVKLICDELKTLLEDLPREDGMESSAIKVGFVTYNKVLHFYNVKSALAQPQMMVVSDTAEMFVPLLDGFLVNYQESKAVIYNLLDQIPDMFADTNESETVFAPVIQAGVEAFKAAECSGKLFIFHSSMPTAEAPGKLKNRDDKKLVNTDKEKTLFQPQKGVYEQLSKDCVAQGCCVDLFLFPSQYVDLATMADVPSHTGGSVYKYNNFQLETDGEHFLRDLRKDVEKSIGFDAVMRVRTSTGFRATDFFGAIHMNNTTDVEMAAVDCDKAVTVELKHDDTLSEETGALMQCALLYTTISGQRRLRIHNLSLTCSSQLSELYKSCETDSLINFFVKSAYRAILNQPLKNVREILVNQTAHMLACYRKNCASPSAASQLILPDAMKVFPVYMNSLMKTAPLVGSTELSTDDRAHQRLSVMGMGVEDTQLLLYPRLLPLHNLDVGSEALPAPLRCSEERLIDSGIFLLENGHSMFLWLGQASAPDLIQNLFNLPSLAHMQGHMCALPELDNPLSKRIRSIISSLLEKRPNSMKVLLMGEMLLCR; this comes from the exons ATGAGTCAACAGGGTTATGTTGCTGCACCCCCGTACTCCCAGGCCCAGCCGGGGATGGGGGGCTACCAAGGTGGATTTGGAGCTGGTCCTGCACAGCCCCTCTACGGGCACTATGGGGGACCACCTCAGGCATTCAACGCTCCGCCAGCAG GTATGATGAAGTCATcagtttcctctgctgctggcatGCCGCCACCTCCAGTGTCCAGTCAGTACAATCCAAACGTCCAGCAGAATGGCGCACACCCACAAAG aTACCCTGCTCCACCAGCTGCTAATGCTGCTTATGGACAACCTCTACAGACCCCATACAACAGTATGGCCTCTCAGGCACCACCTCCAACCCAGCAGCTCACCAATCAGATGAGTGCTATGAACTTAGGCAACTATG CCCCAGGTCCCATGCagagccctcctcctccaatAAGCTCTGTAGCCCAGCAGCCTTTCCaaacatctcctcctccagcaatGGGCCAGCCTCAGATGCCCCCAGGCCCACAGTCCCCCCACATGTCTCCACCACAGTCACCCCAAGCAAACATGCATATGGCAGGCCCGCTGATGGCAGGCCCTCCGATGGCAGGACAGTCAATGCCAGGCCCTCCGATGGCAGGACAGTCAATGCCAGGCCCTCCGATGGCAGGACAGTCAATGCCAGGCCCTCCGATGGCAGGACAGTCAATGGCAGGCCCTCCGATGGCAGGCATGGGTAGACCCTTCTCCGGGCCACCTCCTCCAGGCCCTGGAGGTTTCCAGCAGCCTGGTCCCACCGGAGCTGGTGGCCCACCAGGATACCCACAGCAAGCAG GCCAGTTTGGAGGACAGATGGCTGGGCCCCAGCTAGGCATGCCAGGAGCCTTCCCTGGAGCAGCAGCGGGACTGGCAGGACCACCTCAGAAGAAACTGGACCCTGACTCTATCCCCAGCACG ACCCAAGTGATTGAAGATGATCAAGCGAAACGAGGGGGGCAGGTCTTCAGCACAAACATGAGAGGACAGGCTCCACCTCTGGTCACCACTGACTTCACTGTAGAGGACCAAG GCAATGCCAGTCCCAGGTTCATGCGCTGCACCACCTACGCCCTGCCTTGCACTGCCGATCTGGCCAAACAGTGCCAAGTGCCCTTGGCTACCATCATTAAACCCTTTGCCAACTTGCCAAATAATGAG aCTCCTCTGTATGTTGTGAACCATGGCGAGACGGGTCCAATCCGCTGCAACCGATGCAAGGCCTACATGTGTCCCTACATGCAGTTTATCGAGGGAGGTCGCCGCTTCCAGTGTGGCTTCTGCAGCTGTGTCAATGAAG TGCCAGTCTTCTATTTCCAACATCTCGACCACATGGGCCGGAGGGTGGACTTCTACGAGAGGCCTGAGCTGTCTCGGGGTTCCTACGAGTTTGTAGCCACCATGGACTACTGCAAG AACAACAAGCCTCCGAACCCTCCCGCCTACATCTTTATGATCGACGTGTCCTACAGCAACATCAAAAGTGGGCTGGTCAAACTGATCTGCGATGAGCTGAAGACTCTGCTGGAGGATCTGCCCAG gGAGGACGGCATGGAGAGCTCTGCAATTAAGGTCGGCTTCGTCACCTACAACAAGGTCCTCCACTTCTACAACGTGAAAAGCGCTCTGGCCCAGCCCCAGATGATGGTGGTTTCAGACACAGCTGAGATGTTTGTCCCGCTGCTCGACGGCTTCCTCGTCAACTACCAAGAATCTAAGGCCGTTATCTACAA TCTCCTGGACCAGATCCCTGACATGTTTGCTGACACCAACGAGAGCGAAACAGTCTTTGCTCCAGTCATTCAAGCCGGCGTGGAGGCATTCAAG GCAGCAGAATGTAGCGGAAAGCTTTTCATCTTCCACTCCTCCATGCCCACAGCTGAGGCTCCTGGCAAACTGAAGAACAGGGATGATAAAAAGCTGGTCAACACTGACAAAGAGAAG ACCCTGTTCCAGCCTCAGAAAGGAGTGTATGAGCAGCTGTCTAAGGACTGTGTAGCACAGGGCTGCTGTGTGgatctcttcctcttccccagTCAATACGTAGACTTGGCAACCATGGCTGATGTGCCGTCGCACACCGGCGGCTCTGTCTACAAGTACAACAACTTCCAG ctggagacagatggagagcaTTTCCTGAGAGACCTGAGGAAAGACGTAGAGAAGAGCATCGGATTTGATGCCGTCATGCGTGTCCGTACCAGCACAG GCTTCAGGGCCACAGACTTCTTTGGTGCCATCCATATGAACAACACCACAGATGTAGAGATGGCAGCTGTGGACTGCGACAAAGCTGTGACCGTGGAGCTGAAGCATGACGACACGCTCAGCGAGGAGACCGGGGCGCTCATGCAG tgtgCCTTGCTGTACACCACCATCAGTGGACAGCGACGTCTCCGCATCCACAACCTCAGTCTTACCTGCAGCTCGCAGCTGTCGGAGCTGTACAAGAGCTGCGAGACCGACTCACTCATCAACTTCTTTGTCAAATCAG CTTATCGTGCCATATTGAACCAGCCTCTGAAGAATGTCAGAGAGATCCTGGTCAACCAGACAGCCCACATGCTGGCATGCTACAGGAAGAACTGTGCCAGCCCCTCCGCTGCCAGCCAG CTGATCCTGCCTGATGCCATGAAGGTGTTCCCAGTCTACATGAACAGCCTGATGAAAACTGCTCCGTTGGTTGGCAGCACAGAGCTCTCAACGGACGACAGAGCCCATCAAAGGCTGTCGGTCATGGGTATGGGGGTGgaggacacacagctgctgctctacCCACGACTCCTCCCGCTG cACAACTTAGACGTTGGCAGTGAGGCTCTGCCTGCTCCACTGCGCTGTTCAGAGGAGCGTCTGATCGACTCTGGAATATTCCTGCTGGAGAACGGCCACTCCATGTTCCTGTGGCTGGGACAAGCGAGCGCGCCGGACCTCATCCAGAACCTGTTTAACCTGCCCTCGCTCGCCCACATGCAAGGACACATG tgtgcaCTGCCAGAACTGGACAATCCATTGTCAAAGAGGATCCGATCCATCATCAGCAGCCTGCTCGAAAAGAGGCCGAACTCtatgaag gTGCTGCTCATGGGGGAAATGTTGCTCTGTAGATGA
- the sec24d gene encoding protein transport protein Sec24D isoform X1: MSQQGYVAAPPYSQAQPGMGGYQGGFGAGPAQPLYGHYGGPPQAFNAPPAGMMKSSVSSAAGMPPPPVSSQYNPNVQQNGAHPQRYPAPPAANAAYGQPLQTPYNSMASQAPPPTQQLTNQMSAMNLGNYAPGPMQSPPPPISSVAQQPFQTSPPPAMGQPQMPPGPQSPHMSPPQSPQANMHMAGPLMAGPPMAGQSMPGPPMAGQSMPGPPMAGQSMPGPPMAGQSMAGPPMAGMGRPFSGPPPPGPGGFQQPGPTGAGGPPGYPQQAGQFGGQMAGPQLGMPGAFPGAAAGLAGPPQKKLDPDSIPSTTQVIEDDQAKRGGQVFSTNMRGQAPPLVTTDFTVEDQGNASPRFMRCTTYALPCTADLAKQCQVPLATIIKPFANLPNNETPLYVVNHGETGPIRCNRCKAYMCPYMQFIEGGRRFQCGFCSCVNEVPVFYFQHLDHMGRRVDFYERPELSRGSYEFVATMDYCKNNKPPNPPAYIFMIDVSYSNIKSGLVKLICDELKTLLEDLPREDGMESSAIKVGFVTYNKVLHFYNVKSALAQPQMMVVSDTAEMFVPLLDGFLVNYQESKAVIYNLLDQIPDMFADTNESETVFAPVIQAGVEAFKAAECSGKLFIFHSSMPTAEAPGKLKNRDDKKLVNTDKEKTLFQPQKGVYEQLSKDCVAQGCCVDLFLFPSQYVDLATMADVPSHTGGSVYKYNNFQLETDGEHFLRDLRKDVEKSIGFDAVMRVRTSTGFRATDFFGAIHMNNTTDVEMAAVDCDKAVTVELKHDDTLSEETGALMQCALLYTTISGQRRLRIHNLSLTCSSQLSELYKSCETDSLINFFVKSAYRAILNQPLKNVREILVNQTAHMLACYRKNCASPSAASQLILPDAMKVFPVYMNSLMKTAPLVGSTELSTDDRAHQRLSVMGMGVEDTQLLLYPRLLPLHNLDVGSEALPAPLRCSEERLIDSGIFLLENGHSMFLWLGQASAPDLIQNLFNLPSLAHMQGHMCALPELDNPLSKRIRSIISSLLEKRPNSMKLQIVRQKDKPEIVFRQFLVEDKGLHGGASYMDFLCYVHREIRQLLT, encoded by the exons ATGAGTCAACAGGGTTATGTTGCTGCACCCCCGTACTCCCAGGCCCAGCCGGGGATGGGGGGCTACCAAGGTGGATTTGGAGCTGGTCCTGCACAGCCCCTCTACGGGCACTATGGGGGACCACCTCAGGCATTCAACGCTCCGCCAGCAG GTATGATGAAGTCATcagtttcctctgctgctggcatGCCGCCACCTCCAGTGTCCAGTCAGTACAATCCAAACGTCCAGCAGAATGGCGCACACCCACAAAG aTACCCTGCTCCACCAGCTGCTAATGCTGCTTATGGACAACCTCTACAGACCCCATACAACAGTATGGCCTCTCAGGCACCACCTCCAACCCAGCAGCTCACCAATCAGATGAGTGCTATGAACTTAGGCAACTATG CCCCAGGTCCCATGCagagccctcctcctccaatAAGCTCTGTAGCCCAGCAGCCTTTCCaaacatctcctcctccagcaatGGGCCAGCCTCAGATGCCCCCAGGCCCACAGTCCCCCCACATGTCTCCACCACAGTCACCCCAAGCAAACATGCATATGGCAGGCCCGCTGATGGCAGGCCCTCCGATGGCAGGACAGTCAATGCCAGGCCCTCCGATGGCAGGACAGTCAATGCCAGGCCCTCCGATGGCAGGACAGTCAATGCCAGGCCCTCCGATGGCAGGACAGTCAATGGCAGGCCCTCCGATGGCAGGCATGGGTAGACCCTTCTCCGGGCCACCTCCTCCAGGCCCTGGAGGTTTCCAGCAGCCTGGTCCCACCGGAGCTGGTGGCCCACCAGGATACCCACAGCAAGCAG GCCAGTTTGGAGGACAGATGGCTGGGCCCCAGCTAGGCATGCCAGGAGCCTTCCCTGGAGCAGCAGCGGGACTGGCAGGACCACCTCAGAAGAAACTGGACCCTGACTCTATCCCCAGCACG ACCCAAGTGATTGAAGATGATCAAGCGAAACGAGGGGGGCAGGTCTTCAGCACAAACATGAGAGGACAGGCTCCACCTCTGGTCACCACTGACTTCACTGTAGAGGACCAAG GCAATGCCAGTCCCAGGTTCATGCGCTGCACCACCTACGCCCTGCCTTGCACTGCCGATCTGGCCAAACAGTGCCAAGTGCCCTTGGCTACCATCATTAAACCCTTTGCCAACTTGCCAAATAATGAG aCTCCTCTGTATGTTGTGAACCATGGCGAGACGGGTCCAATCCGCTGCAACCGATGCAAGGCCTACATGTGTCCCTACATGCAGTTTATCGAGGGAGGTCGCCGCTTCCAGTGTGGCTTCTGCAGCTGTGTCAATGAAG TGCCAGTCTTCTATTTCCAACATCTCGACCACATGGGCCGGAGGGTGGACTTCTACGAGAGGCCTGAGCTGTCTCGGGGTTCCTACGAGTTTGTAGCCACCATGGACTACTGCAAG AACAACAAGCCTCCGAACCCTCCCGCCTACATCTTTATGATCGACGTGTCCTACAGCAACATCAAAAGTGGGCTGGTCAAACTGATCTGCGATGAGCTGAAGACTCTGCTGGAGGATCTGCCCAG gGAGGACGGCATGGAGAGCTCTGCAATTAAGGTCGGCTTCGTCACCTACAACAAGGTCCTCCACTTCTACAACGTGAAAAGCGCTCTGGCCCAGCCCCAGATGATGGTGGTTTCAGACACAGCTGAGATGTTTGTCCCGCTGCTCGACGGCTTCCTCGTCAACTACCAAGAATCTAAGGCCGTTATCTACAA TCTCCTGGACCAGATCCCTGACATGTTTGCTGACACCAACGAGAGCGAAACAGTCTTTGCTCCAGTCATTCAAGCCGGCGTGGAGGCATTCAAG GCAGCAGAATGTAGCGGAAAGCTTTTCATCTTCCACTCCTCCATGCCCACAGCTGAGGCTCCTGGCAAACTGAAGAACAGGGATGATAAAAAGCTGGTCAACACTGACAAAGAGAAG ACCCTGTTCCAGCCTCAGAAAGGAGTGTATGAGCAGCTGTCTAAGGACTGTGTAGCACAGGGCTGCTGTGTGgatctcttcctcttccccagTCAATACGTAGACTTGGCAACCATGGCTGATGTGCCGTCGCACACCGGCGGCTCTGTCTACAAGTACAACAACTTCCAG ctggagacagatggagagcaTTTCCTGAGAGACCTGAGGAAAGACGTAGAGAAGAGCATCGGATTTGATGCCGTCATGCGTGTCCGTACCAGCACAG GCTTCAGGGCCACAGACTTCTTTGGTGCCATCCATATGAACAACACCACAGATGTAGAGATGGCAGCTGTGGACTGCGACAAAGCTGTGACCGTGGAGCTGAAGCATGACGACACGCTCAGCGAGGAGACCGGGGCGCTCATGCAG tgtgCCTTGCTGTACACCACCATCAGTGGACAGCGACGTCTCCGCATCCACAACCTCAGTCTTACCTGCAGCTCGCAGCTGTCGGAGCTGTACAAGAGCTGCGAGACCGACTCACTCATCAACTTCTTTGTCAAATCAG CTTATCGTGCCATATTGAACCAGCCTCTGAAGAATGTCAGAGAGATCCTGGTCAACCAGACAGCCCACATGCTGGCATGCTACAGGAAGAACTGTGCCAGCCCCTCCGCTGCCAGCCAG CTGATCCTGCCTGATGCCATGAAGGTGTTCCCAGTCTACATGAACAGCCTGATGAAAACTGCTCCGTTGGTTGGCAGCACAGAGCTCTCAACGGACGACAGAGCCCATCAAAGGCTGTCGGTCATGGGTATGGGGGTGgaggacacacagctgctgctctacCCACGACTCCTCCCGCTG cACAACTTAGACGTTGGCAGTGAGGCTCTGCCTGCTCCACTGCGCTGTTCAGAGGAGCGTCTGATCGACTCTGGAATATTCCTGCTGGAGAACGGCCACTCCATGTTCCTGTGGCTGGGACAAGCGAGCGCGCCGGACCTCATCCAGAACCTGTTTAACCTGCCCTCGCTCGCCCACATGCAAGGACACATG tgtgcaCTGCCAGAACTGGACAATCCATTGTCAAAGAGGATCCGATCCATCATCAGCAGCCTGCTCGAAAAGAGGCCGAACTCtatgaag CTCCAGATCGTGAGGCAGAAGGACAAACCAGAGATAGTGTTCCGTCAGTTCCTGGTGGAGGATAAAGGCCTGCACGGTGGAGCTTCCTACATGGACTTCCTTTGCTACGTTCATCGAGAGATCAGGCAGCTGCTCACTTAA